The DNA segment AAATGTATTGGGTCGGCGACGACGCCGTGGGCGCGCGCTTCCTACGCGCCCTCGTCGAGAAGGCGCACGAGGGCGTGCTGGTGCGCGTGGTCGTGGACGCGGTGGGCAGCTTGGGCCTCCGCGACAACTTCTGGGCTCCCCTCGAGCGCGCCGGTGGCCTCGTGAACGTCTACCACCCGCTCTCTCCCCTCGCGCGCTCGTTCCAGCTCCGGGCGATCGAGCTGCGCGACCACCGCAAGCTCCTCGTCGTCGACGGCGAGGTCGGCTTCACCGGTGGCATCAACCTCGCCCTCCCGTGGCTCCCGCGGGAGCACGGCGGCCAAGGGTTCCGCGACGAGGCCGTCGAGGTGCGCGGCCCGGTCGTGAGGCAGCTCCGAGGCCTCTTCTACAAGACGTGGCAACACCTCACGCGCGCGAAGCCGCCCGCCGACGTGCACCCGCTCGCGGTCGCCCGGAAGGGCCACGTCTGGGTGCTCGCCAACCAGCGCACGCGCCGCGGGCGGCGCGAAATCCTGCGCGAGTACCTCTTCCGAGTGCAGCGCGCCCAGCGCACGATCGATCTCGCCAACGCCTATTTCGTCCCCGAAGGCGCGTTCCGACACGCCCTCTACGGCGCCGTGAGGCGGGGGGTTCGCGTGCGGGTGCTCGTCCCATTTCGTGGCGACGTGGCCATCGTGCAGATGGCCCAAGAGTCGCTCTATCAGGACTTCCTCGACCACGGGCTCGAGGTGTATCTCCTTCGAGGAAGCGTGCTCCACTCCAAGTCCGCGATCGTCGACAGGCACTTCGTGACCCTCGGTAGCTACAATTTTGACGAGCGCTCGCGCTCGAAGAACCTCGAGCTGAACCTCGCCGTCGAGGACCCCGCCTTCGCCACGCAGGCGGAGGCGATGTTCGAGGCGTACCTCACGTCGTCGGAGCGACTGACCGGCGAGGCGTGGGCGTCGCGCGGCTCGCTGCGGCGAGGAGCCGAGCTCGTATCGTTCACCCTCCGGAGGTTCCTGTGAGCCTCGCGAGGGCACGCCAGGCGGCGCGCGCGGCCGGCTTCGTCGGGATCACGGGCGCTTTGATTCCCGTCTACGTGGCCCGCGATCGTCTCGCGAGCGCCGCGACGCGCGACGCCGTCCGTGATCGCTGGCTCGCGCGGTGGGCGGGCGCGCTGCTCCGCTTGTTCGCGGTGCGAGTGGAGCCCCTCGAGCCCCCGCCGCGCGCGTCCCCGGCGGCTACGCGGCGGGGCCGCCTCGTGGTGTGCAACCACCGGTCCGCGATCGACGTGGTGGTGCTGCTGGGCGTACTCGGGGGTCGCATGGTGAGCCGCGCCGACCTCTCGGGATGGCCCGTCGTAGGGGCCGCCGCGCGCTCCGTGGGGACGGTGTTCGTCGACCGAAGCGACCCGACGAGCGGCGCCTCGGCGATCCGCGAGGTGCGCGCGCTGCTCCGCGCCGGGCAGACAGTGATCGTCTTCCCAGAAGGCACCACCTTCGCCGGCGACGAGGTGCGCCCCTTCCAAGCGGGGGCGTTCCTCTCGGCCGTAAGCTCCGACGCCGACATCCTGCCGGTGGGTCTCGCCTACGAGGCGGGCTCGGACGCCGCGTACTTCAACGAGACCTTCCCAGCCCACCTCGCCCGTCTCGCTGCGGCGCCCCGAGAGACCCGCGTGCGCTTGGCGATCGGCCCAACCATCGCCACGCCGAAGGGCACACGCGCGGGCTCATTGGCGCAGGAGGCCCACGCCGCGGTCGAGCGTCAGGTCCGGCGGGCTCGCGCGTCGTTCGGTTCCTGAGGCGTCAGCTCCGCCGCGCTCGCCGCCGAGCGACCACGACGCCGGCGAGGCCCGCGATCGCGAGCAGCCCCAACGCGCTCTTCGCCATCGCGTTGCGCGGCGGGGCCGTCGCGCAACCACCCGCGTCGTCGGGAGGCAGGAGAGTGCGCGGGCCGCTCGACGACGGCGCCGCCGGTCCTGGGGTCGTACCGGCGTCGCCTGGAGGCGCTCCGCTGTCCGTCGTCGACGTCGACGTAGGCGGAGGCGGCGGGGGCGGCGGCGGCGACCCCGCGTCGGGCGCGGGCGGGGCCCCTGCGTCGACGCAGGCAGGCCCGACGCAGATGTCGGCGCACGTAAAATACGTATCGCCAGCAGCCAGGGATTGCTGATTATTTCCGCACGCTTGCCCGATCATCAGCTGGCGCACCGCGAGGGTACACGCGGTGCACGACTTGCCCGCGGGCAGCGTGACGCTGACGGTGCGCTTCGACGGCACCGCGGTGCCCGCGGGGTCGTTCACCTGGGTGAGGATTTGAAAGCCCTGGTCGTTCGCCTCCGAGAAGAGCACCTGGAAGCACCCGCGGTGGTCGATCGTCTCGGTGAACTCGACCTGCACCGTCTGCCCCACAGTGTACACCGTGGGCTTCGTCGTCCGGGCGACGCCGCCGCACGGGCCATTCTTGTGAGCGTCCGCGCCAGCCTTCCCCACGTCGCGAGGTGGCGGCACGTTCAACAGCGTGTGCGCCGCCGCCGGCGCGGAGACGGAGACGGAGACGGAGACGAGCCCGAGCAAGAACAGCGGGACGAGACGTGGGCGCATAGGTTGAACTTACACCGTCTTGTCAACCTCGTCTCGTCGGACGCGTCGGGTCGGCGAGACCCAGGCCGATCTGACCCGCGGGCGGCCTCGACACGGAGCGGCTCGCGGGGTCGAAGAAGCGCCAGGCGCGCTCTGCGTGGTCCCCCGCGTAACCCACCCCCACACGCGGCGACACGGCCACCACCCGCGGCGAGCCGGCCTGCTCCGCGAGGTACAGGGCGGTGGACGTGACGAGGTCGACGCCGCCGGCCTCTCGCCCTATCCCCAGCGCACGCGTGACGCGCCCGGGCCCATCGCCCCTCGCGTCGCCTGGCCCGTCCGGCTCGACCCCCCGGACGAGCACGGCGTGCCCCTCTCCCTCACTCGCGCACACGACGTTGAAGCAGAGGTGCATGCCGTAGACGAGGAACACGTACGCGTGGCCGGGCGGGCCGAACAGATCTCGGCGCGCCGCGGTGCGACCGAACCGGGCGTGGCACGCGCGGTCTTCCGGGCCCGCGTACGCCTCGGTCTCGACGATCGTCCCCACGCGGCGCAGGCCGCCGACCTCGCGCACGAGCCGCGCCCCGATCAGCGCCCGCGCGACGCACACCGCGTCACGCGCGAAGAACTCTCTCGTGAGCCTCCGCACCCGCCACCTCCGCTTCGCCACATCGACTCCCGTCGGCGCCCCGAGAGCCTACCTCGCCCGCGCGCGTGGCGCGACGGGCCCGAGTCCGACCGCTCCCCGGAGGGAGTGGCGTGTGCTAAGCAAGCCCCCATGGATCTCACAGTGCTCCTCGAGCCGAAGCTCGATCTGGCGCGTCTCACCGACGTCCTCGACGGCATGGGCCACGAGGGGCGCCTCCACACGGTGCGGGGCTGGGGCAAGCACCGCCAGGCCGAGCTCTTCGAGGCGGCCAAGGGCTACCGGCCGCTCACGCTCAGCCACTTCGTGCCGGACGACGTGCCCGATCTGACCGAGGTCATCCACGACGGCAGGAACACCCTGCCGCTGTTCAACAACTTCCAAAAGCGGTTCTGCCGACCCGAGGCGGGCGCGACGGAGCTCCACGGGTACAACGAGGGCTCGACGCGCGTCTTCACGGGCCCCGGGTACTACGTCGCGACCGAGCGAGATGGCGAGCTCGTGATCGACTACCGGAAGAAGGCCACGGTGAAGGACCCCCGCTGGCCGGAGATCCTGCCGAACAGCCAGAAGCTCGGGTTTCTCGTGTACGAGGGCATGGTCGACTACATGCGCGGGCTCTCGAACCACGTCTCCATCGGCCGCGCGGAGAAGGGCGGCAAGCTCATCGACGCGTATTTCGTGCTCGTGCGGCAGGACAGCCCCGCGGCCTCCTGATGTCGTTCGACCAGTTCGTCGAGCTGCACGCGGCGCTCCTCGTGAAGCACGCCCGTGCGCACGCGGCCCACACGCCCGATTCGCTCGCGCCGGAGGACCTCGTCGCCGAGCTCGCCCGCGTGCTCGAGGGTGTGGAGTCGTCGGGCGTCGACCTCTTCGCCATCCCGAGCCCGGACGGATACCTGCGGGCCGCGATGCCGCTCGTCGGCCGACGCGCGAAGCGGCGGCGCACGCTCCTCGAGCAGATCACCTCCGGCGACGACGTCGACGCCGTGAGCGCCGACCTCGCGGCGCTCGAGGCCGAGCTTCCGCCCGCGCCGGCCCCAACCTCCGCGGCCGCGCGCGACGCGCGGGCCCGGCTCGACGCCGTACACGCGGGGCTGTCTCCGCGGGACGCCCTGGCGTTCGCGCTCTGCTTCGAGGACGACCGGCAGCTCGAAGGGGCCGCCAGCGCCCTCACCACCGCCACCGAGGACCTCGCCGCGAGCCGCGCGAGGGCCCTCACGCTGGTGCGCGAGCTGCGCACCTTCGGCGAGTCGGCGCGGCACGCGTCCGACGAGGAGCTGGGCCAGCTGCTGACCACGCTCGCGCGGGAGGCCGCCGATCCCGCCTGCTCGCCCAAGCACCTCGACGACCCGCTCATCGCGCTCGTCCGGAGCGGCGATCCGAGCGACGACCTCGCCGACGCGGTGTCCCACGTCGCCAAGTGTGTGGATTGCCGCGCCCGCGTGGCCGAAGGCGAAGCCACCCACCGCGCGGTGGTGGTCATGGCGATCGACGCCGGGGCGAACGCCACGGCCGCGTTCCTCGCGAAGGCGGCCGAGGGCTCCCACGCGCGCCTCGTCGACCGCGGCGGAGGGCGCTACACCGCCGTGCTCGAGGCCGATAACCTGAGCGACTTCAAGGCCAAGCTCACGGCCGGCGGGGTGGCCCGGGTCGCCGTCGCGGGTCAGGTCGAGCTGCCCATCGCGCGACGGCGCGCCGCGAGCCTCGTCGATCCGACGGAGGCCGGGGGGACCGACGGCGCGGAGCTGAAGGCGTGGTCGGACATCGCGAAGGTGCAGGTCGCGCGACCGCCCGCGCGACCGCCCACGGCCGACGGCCCCGCGAGCCGCCCGCACGTGGGTGTCGTGCTCGCCGCCCTCGCCGCCCTCGCCGCGCTCGCGATCGGCGTCGCGGTGCTGGCATCTCACTGAAGTCCGCCGAGGAGCGGCCGCCATGCTTCCCCCACGCAGCGACCACGACTCCACGACCTCGCTCACGCTCCGCGTGCTCACGTCGATCCGCGAGGTGCCCGAGGCCGCGTGGGACGCGCTCCTCACCGAGCGCTCGAGCCCGTTCGTCGAGTGGCAGTGGCTCGCGTGCCTGGAGGACAGCGGCTCGGTCGGCGAGGGCACGGGGTGGCTCCCCCGCCCCTTCGCGCTCTACGAGGACGAGCGCCTGGTCGCCGCGGCGCCCGCGTATGTGAAGCTCCACAGCGAGGGAGAGTTCGTCTTCGACTGGAGCTGGGCCGACGTGGCCGCGCAGCTCGGCGTCGAGTACTACCCGAAGCTCGTCTTCGCGGTGCCCTTCACGCCCGCCACGGGCGACCGCGTCCTCGTCGACCCCGCGCTCCCTGCCGAGCGCCGCGCCGAGCTCGTCGCGGCCATCGCCGACGCGGCCTCCCGGCTCTGCGGGGACGTGGAGCTCTCGTCGGCGCACGCCCTGTTCGTGCGCGACGACGAGGCCGCGGCGTGGGGCCGCGCCCGCTACTTCGAGCGCCACGGAATTCAATTTCACTGGCACAATCAAGACTTTACGAACTTCGAGGGCTTCCTCTCGACCCTGCCCTCCAAGAAGCGCACGCAGGTCCGCCGCGAGCGCGCGCAGCTCGCGCGCGACGGCGTCGAGCTCCGCACCGCGCGCCCCGACGAGCTCACCCCCGAGCTCGCGCGCGAGATGCACGCGCTCTACCTCACCACCGTCGACAAGTTCGTCTACGGCCGGCGTTACCTCACCCGGCGGTTCTTCGAGCTCGTCGCGGAGCGCTTCGCCGGACGCCTCGCGTGGGCGCTGGCGCGGCGAGACGGCGCGCTCATCGCGAGCGCCTTCAACGTCAAGCGAGGCGGCGTGCTCTACGGGCGCTACTGGGGCGCGCACGTCGACCTGCCCTTTCTGCACTTCAACGTGTGCTTCTACCACGGCATCGAGGAGGCCATCCGCGAGGGTCTCCACACGTTCGAGCCTGGGGCGGGCGGCGAGCACAAGCGGGTCCGCGGCTTCCGCCCCACCCTCACCCGCTCGATGCACCGCGTGCGCGACCCGCGCCTGGCTCGGCTCGTCGAGCCCTTCCTCGCCCGCGAACGCGCGGCGATCGCGCGTCACCTCGCGGAGGACGCCGAGGGCTGAGCGCCGCGCCGATCAGCGCGCGACGAAGGTGTCTTTCGCCTTCCGGGCCGCGGCGAAGGCGTCGACGTCGGAGGCGTCGCCCGGCACCCCGAGGGTCGCGCGGAGCTCGGGCGACGAGGCCCGCAAGAACGGGTTGTGGAGTCGCTCGCGACCCATGGTGCTGCCCACGGTAGGCTCGCCACGACCGCGGGCGGCCACAGCCTCCGCGCGGGCCTGGGCGATCGCCTCGCTCGACGGCTCGAGGTGGGCGGCGAACGCCAAGTTCGCCACGGTGTACTCGTGTCCGCAGTAGACGCGCGTCTCGGCGGGGAGCGCGGCGAGCCGGCTCAGCGAGGCGTGCATCTGCGCGGGGGTGCCCTCGAACATGCGCCCGCACCCGGCGATGAAGAGGGTGTCGCCCGTGAACACCGCGGGCGCGGCGCCCTCGGCCTCACAGACGTACGCCAGCGCGCCGAGCGTGTGCCCCGGCACGAACATCACGCGCACGCGAATGTCGCCGAGCGTGTGGGTGTCGCCGTCGGCGAGCCCGAGGGTGAGCCTCGGGAGGCGCGCCCGATCGGCCTCGAGACCGACGACGACCTCGACTCCGAACGTGTCGCACACGTCGTCGACCCCGCCCACGTGGTCCAGGTGGTGGTGGGTCGCCCACACCTCGCGGAGCGCGAAGCCCTCCGCCAGGAGGGCGCGCACCGGCGCCTCGACCCCCGCGAGGTTCGACGGATCGACGAGCGCCGCGGTGCGCGTGGCGTCGCACACGACGAGGTAGGCGTAGTTGTCGCTGAGGCACGGCACGGGGAGGACTCGCATGGCCCCGGAAGGTACCGGCAGGACGGCGGCACCTCAACCGCGCTTCGATCCCCCGCGCGCTCCACCCGTCAGGGCGCCTTCGCGCGCCGCGCCCGCGCGTCGGCTATTTGCTGCCCTCGAGGCACCCTTTCCCGCACCGGGTCGCGGGCACGTCTTTGATGCCCGCCGTCGCTTCCTTGTATCGTGCACGCATTCGTTCGAAGTCGTCGCCCTTGAGGATCGGCGAGAGCTCGCCCGGATCGGCCTCGAGGTCGAAGAGGTTGAAGTAGAGCTGCTGGGCGCCATAGGCGACCATCTTCCACTTGCCGGAGACCACGGCGCGGCGACGGTCGTTGTCGCTGGTCGCGGGAAGATCGACGACCACATCACGCGCCACCGCCGGCCCGCCCAGGAGCTCGGGGACCAGGCTCTTTCCTGGGAGCGTCTCGGCGCCCTTCACCCCGAGCAGGTCGAGGAACGTCGGCGCGAGATCGATCGCGCTCCGCGGCTCGTCGATGCGTCGCGGCCGCGCTCCGGGCGCGCGCACCATGAGCGGCACCCGCACGAGGTTCTCCCAGATCTCGAAGCCGTGGCGGGTCTGGCCGTGCTCGCCGAAGGCCTCGCCGTGGTCGGACGTCACCACCACGACCGTGTCTTTGCCCCACGGGGCGGCCTCGACGAAATCGAGGAGCTTGCCCACGTACCGATCGGTAAAGAGCACCTCTCCGTCGTATCGGTCGCGGGCCCTCTTGCCGAAAGGCTCGACGCCGTCGGCCGTGTGATCCTGGTAATTGTCGTGCGGGTCGAGGAAGTGAAACCAGGCGAAGAACCGCCCGCTCTGGGCGCGCGCCGCGGCCGCCGTGAGCAGCTCCTCGGCGAGCTGCTCGTGCGCGGGGCTCGTGACGTTCTCGTCGGCCTTCGCGTTCCACTTCAGGTTCGGCAGGATCTTCCACACGTCGAAGCCCTGCTCGAAGCCGGCGCCCTCGAAGTACCCGTGGGCGTGCGCGCTCGCCGTGTGCACGTGCGCGGCCTGGAGGAGCTCGGGAAAGAACTGATTCGACGCCGCGTACTTCCCGAAGAAGTAGCCGTCGCGCGAGAGCTCGTGGGGGTAACGCCCGGCGAGCAGGCCGCCGAGGCTCATGGAGGTGTACGACGAGATCGCGTAGGCGTGGGTGTAGCTCACGCTCTGGGCCTCGAAGGCCGTGAGCCGCGGGGCGATGGCGCGCGGGTACCCCGCCCACGGCATGTCGCTCCGGAGCGAGTCGACGCTGATGAGCAGCACGTTTCGAGGGCGCGCGGGAGACGGCGCGGCGGCGGCGGCGTCCGCGAGGGCGGCGACCGGCGCGGGCGGCGCGGACGAAGGCGAGGCGCCGCTTGCCGGCGCCCCTGGCTTCGCGACGCTGGCCTCCGACCGCGAGCAGCCCGGGAGCGCCGAGAGCGCCACGAGCGCCGCGGCGAGCGCCGACCCGAGGGCCGCGCGGCCACGGCGCGGGCGCGCCGGGTCGAGCGTGACCTCGTCGGAGTGCGGGCGAGCCCCGCGCGAGTGCCGTTTGCGCATCGGGCTGCAAGAGCGCATCTCGGCTAAAAACGCAACTCTTGTGCAAATTTGGGCGCCCGCGCGGCGTTCTCCCTCCGAGGGGTGTGTCCGCTTGCCACGCGTCGCCTTCTCTGCGAAGCCGCTCGCATGGGCTCCGTGTACGTCCACTTCCCGTACTGCCTGGCCAAGTGCCCGTACTGCGACTTCACGAGCTACGCGAGCCCGCGCGACCGCATCGACCACGCGGGGTACGCCGACGCGGTCTTGGCCGAGCTCCGCGGGCGGGCGCGCTCTCTCGCCGGCCGCGCGCGCGAGCTCCGGGTGGCGACCGTGTTCTTCGGCGGCGGCACGCCCAGCCTCTGGGAGCCCGCCGAGCTCGGCCGCGTGCTCGAGGGGGTTCGCGCGACCTTCTCGTGCGCCCCCGAGCTCGAGGTCACCGTCGAGTGCAACCCCACGTCGCTCGACGCGGCGCGCGCCCAGGCCCTCCGCGACGTGGGAGTGGGGCGGCTGTCGATCGGATCGCAGTCGCTCGACGCGGAGGAGCTGCGCTTCCTCGGCCGACTCCACGACCCGGCCGGGGCGCTCGCGGCGGTGCGCGCGGCGCTCGGGGTGTCCGGGCTGCGCGTGTCGACCGACCTCATCTTCGGTCTGCCTGGACAGGCGCCCGAGACCGCCGCGGCGCAGGCGACCGCGCTGGCCGACCTGGGCCTCCAGCACGTGTCGGCGTACCAGCTCACCATCGAGGCCGGCACGCGCTTCGGCGAGCTCGCGAAGGTCGGGCGGCTCCCGCTCGCGGACGACGGCCGCGTCGCGGAGGCCTTCCTCGCGGTGGACGAGGCGCTCGTCGCGCGCGGGTTCGAGCACTACGAGATCTCGAACTTCGCCCGACCCGGCGAGCGCGCGCGCCACAACGAGGGGTACTGGCGGGGCGACGAGTACCTCGGCCTCGGCTGCGGCGCGGTGGGCGCCCTCGAGCGCGACGACGGGCGCGCGGCCACGCGGTACCGCAACCCCGTATCTCCTGCAGACTACATGCTTCGAGCGACGGCCTTCGGAGACGCGCCGACCACCGGGCTCGACGGCGAGGGCC comes from the Myxococcales bacterium genome and includes:
- a CDS encoding 1-acyl-sn-glycerol-3-phosphate acyltransferase, with product MSLARARQAARAAGFVGITGALIPVYVARDRLASAATRDAVRDRWLARWAGALLRLFAVRVEPLEPPPRASPAATRRGRLVVCNHRSAIDVVVLLGVLGGRMVSRADLSGWPVVGAAARSVGTVFVDRSDPTSGASAIREVRALLRAGQTVIVFPEGTTFAGDEVRPFQAGAFLSAVSSDADILPVGLAYEAGSDAAYFNETFPAHLARLAAAPRETRVRLAIGPTIATPKGTRAGSLAQEAHAAVERQVRRARASFGS
- a CDS encoding lytic polysaccharide monooxygenase; protein product: MRPRLVPLFLLGLVSVSVSVSAPAAAHTLLNVPPPRDVGKAGADAHKNGPCGGVARTTKPTVYTVGQTVQVEFTETIDHRGCFQVLFSEANDQGFQILTQVNDPAGTAVPSKRTVSVTLPAGKSCTACTLAVRQLMIGQACGNNQQSLAAGDTYFTCADICVGPACVDAGAPPAPDAGSPPPPPPPPPTSTSTTDSGAPPGDAGTTPGPAAPSSSGPRTLLPPDDAGGCATAPPRNAMAKSALGLLAIAGLAGVVVARRRARRS
- a CDS encoding DNA-3-methyladenine glycosylase — translated: MRRLTREFFARDAVCVARALIGARLVREVGGLRRVGTIVETEAYAGPEDRACHARFGRTAARRDLFGPPGHAYVFLVYGMHLCFNVVCASEGEGHAVLVRGVEPDGPGDARGDGPGRVTRALGIGREAGGVDLVTSTALYLAEQAGSPRVVAVSPRVGVGYAGDHAERAWRFFDPASRSVSRPPAGQIGLGLADPTRPTRRG
- a CDS encoding GNAT family N-acetyltransferase, which encodes MLPPRSDHDSTTSLTLRVLTSIREVPEAAWDALLTERSSPFVEWQWLACLEDSGSVGEGTGWLPRPFALYEDERLVAAAPAYVKLHSEGEFVFDWSWADVAAQLGVEYYPKLVFAVPFTPATGDRVLVDPALPAERRAELVAAIADAASRLCGDVELSSAHALFVRDDEAAAWGRARYFERHGIQFHWHNQDFTNFEGFLSTLPSKKRTQVRRERAQLARDGVELRTARPDELTPELAREMHALYLTTVDKFVYGRRYLTRRFFELVAERFAGRLAWALARRDGALIASAFNVKRGGVLYGRYWGAHVDLPFLHFNVCFYHGIEEAIREGLHTFEPGAGGEHKRVRGFRPTLTRSMHRVRDPRLARLVEPFLARERAAIARHLAEDAEG
- the gloB gene encoding hydroxyacylglutathione hydrolase, with the translated sequence MRVLPVPCLSDNYAYLVVCDATRTAALVDPSNLAGVEAPVRALLAEGFALREVWATHHHLDHVGGVDDVCDTFGVEVVVGLEADRARLPRLTLGLADGDTHTLGDIRVRVMFVPGHTLGALAYVCEAEGAAPAVFTGDTLFIAGCGRMFEGTPAQMHASLSRLAALPAETRVYCGHEYTVANLAFAAHLEPSSEAIAQARAEAVAARGRGEPTVGSTMGRERLHNPFLRASSPELRATLGVPGDASDVDAFAAARKAKDTFVAR
- a CDS encoding sulfatase translates to MRKRHSRGARPHSDEVTLDPARPRRGRAALGSALAAALVALSALPGCSRSEASVAKPGAPASGASPSSAPPAPVAALADAAAAAPSPARPRNVLLISVDSLRSDMPWAGYPRAIAPRLTAFEAQSVSYTHAYAISSYTSMSLGGLLAGRYPHELSRDGYFFGKYAASNQFFPELLQAAHVHTASAHAHGYFEGAGFEQGFDVWKILPNLKWNAKADENVTSPAHEQLAEELLTAAAARAQSGRFFAWFHFLDPHDNYQDHTADGVEPFGKRARDRYDGEVLFTDRYVGKLLDFVEAAPWGKDTVVVVTSDHGEAFGEHGQTRHGFEIWENLVRVPLMVRAPGARPRRIDEPRSAIDLAPTFLDLLGVKGAETLPGKSLVPELLGGPAVARDVVVDLPATSDNDRRRAVVSGKWKMVAYGAQQLYFNLFDLEADPGELSPILKGDDFERMRARYKEATAGIKDVPATRCGKGCLEGSK
- the hemW gene encoding radical SAM family heme chaperone HemW — encoded protein: MGSVYVHFPYCLAKCPYCDFTSYASPRDRIDHAGYADAVLAELRGRARSLAGRARELRVATVFFGGGTPSLWEPAELGRVLEGVRATFSCAPELEVTVECNPTSLDAARAQALRDVGVGRLSIGSQSLDAEELRFLGRLHDPAGALAAVRAALGVSGLRVSTDLIFGLPGQAPETAAAQATALADLGLQHVSAYQLTIEAGTRFGELAKVGRLPLADDGRVAEAFLAVDEALVARGFEHYEISNFARPGERARHNEGYWRGDEYLGLGCGAVGALERDDGRAATRYRNPVSPADYMLRATAFGDAPTTGLDGEGLSLEVESLPPETRLKERIMLGLRLAEGFDLDAAAAEVGAEGFTPERERAIARSVARGRLMREGTRLSIPRAAWLFTDDTAARLF